The genomic stretch TACAAGTACTGACTATGGCATTGAGAAAGCCTTAGCATAAAAAGTGGCACATGCCCAAGTGAGGGTGACTCTCTTTCCTTAATTAAGGGAAGTGAGCAATATACGGCAGTCCTTTAGTAAACAGTTATGAGCAATGACACTTACAGTCACTAGAACACAGTGCAGGTCCATGGGCTCCCCTCCCGGTTTCACTCCACCGAGTATTTCTGCCAGACGCCTCATGTTGCTCACCCGCAGGATGTTGATGTCATTCTCGCAGCAGAATGCCTGGATTAAGGTGAAATGAATCTGGAGAGCCACATCCTCTTCATCGTCTGTGGCCAGCAGACACAACACCACATTGTCTGGATCCCTAAGAGCAACACAATAAAAGTtgtgagaaaaaggaaaagaagtaTATCTCACTTTTGTTTTAAACCGGATTTACTTGAGCTCCAGTagtgatgttatttttaaacttaCGCATTTAGTGACTTTGCTGCCTCATAGACTCCAACAGTGATGCAACCCTGAGGCAATGCAGAGCTCAGCACCTCCTCTAATGCTTTGGCCACCGATTCCATCCTGaggaaacacacatttaagacatttattcaaaatgtaactagcaaaacacacaacaccaataagaggttttttttaaattcaattaataatttaagcCCAGAATATCCAATATTATTCATATGAGATGGATGATAATTTCGTTAATGATGTAACGTTGCATGGCTTATACACTGGACCAAATTTAGCAATATGTACATGTTAGattatcatacacacacacacacacacacacacacacacacacacacacacacacataccgctACAGACATTAACGGTGTTAACTAGCATAACCAAAGCTTTTTAGCAGACCAACTTGACGTTAGTTGGACGTTGCACTTGTGTTAACTAACGTTCCAGCAGGTGAAACCAAACAACGCCGACAGACAGTCAAAACTAACTATATGAGATACACTTCACTTCAAATagtaagtaaaataaaacaggtcCAAGTCCACGCTTTTGCAACGTTTCTTCCACCCAAGAGCCTTAAAAACAGTCGACGGTGaagttcacacacaaacaagttaCAGCCGGGATAAAATCCACCGAGGAGCAAAGTGggtaaaaatataataataataataataacctttcTGATGAACTCTCTCCACTGGTTTCTTCTAAAGTCATATTGCACATCCGAGCGGCTTGATGTCGTATTATGTCCAGAGTGAAGTCtgcctgctgtgtgtctgccGACTGACTGCTGTGCTCACAGTAGTAAAGCCTCTGCTACTCAGGGCTCATTTGCATAAACCGGTCCCATTGGTCACATACACATTTCATTCTCAACTCGTCCTTGGAATATAGCGACACCCAGCGGCTGCAACAGcacatttcatgtaaaaaatgttttaataacaGTGGAGCTCCATTGATTGATAACAAGGCCACATGTAATCAGTTTTAGGTGTATATTGCACCCTAGTGCAATATATACTTTAAATTTGTCCATTTAGTCCTACTTATGGCATTTGGTTTGTATATGCTTTGTCTGCTGTAACTGCAAAAAGAATACATAAATCAATATACTGTAGCCTGTTTGTGACAACTGCAATGTCTTCAGGGGTTTTCTGGGCGATGCTGTAAAATGTAGGAAACTAACTAACGTCTCACAGCTCATAATGGCTctgatttgaatttgaattgaaactgaaattatattttgaatgtattttgtcTCTGTAGCAAGCAGCACATGAAGTGTAAACAAAGTTACCATGTCCATAACCTCTATAATCAATGCATAACTAAGTAgagaaaaattagaaaaaaattcattttacatgcaatttttaaaacaggaacattattttaaaaaattaaagcaaaagaaaattGCAATTGCAAGCAAAGTGTGCACAGTGCAGTCAGCAGTCGAATGTAAGTAGTACTGTAAAGTGGATATGAAACATGAGATATGAAATATGTTGCAATAGTCCTTTTTCACTGAGTGCCTTTTGTCACGTCAGAGTAGGAGAAGCAGTGgcgtaaataataaaatgactgATAGCTGAAtcacatttagctgcttcagtggAACCCTCAGAGCTGTCATTAGtgttattaataacacctgTGATACGTCAAAATGTGTTCTGTGAAACATGAGAATccgggaaaaaagaaaagtatccACACTGTAAAGAGTAAAAAAGATAGAAGTAagtgtaaaatgtaatataatacaAAGCGTTAGGTTATATTGTTCTATTTAAAAGGTAACACCGATTCTATTCacttattaaaaataatttgcatGAACAAAAGTATAAGAAATAGACTATGTAGACAATAAATGACTTTCAATGCAAGTTGCAGCTTGAATTACTTCAACACACTATAAAAAGGGTTAGAGCGCCTCTGGTGGGAATTTCAGATGAACGCGTTTTACTAGAAGAAACATGCAGATCTGACCAGTAATCAGTTTCCGTCCCCACTGAGTCCCTGAAACATCCCTGAAGCTGACCTGAGACCAGCAGACTCTGAATAACTGAACTGTGAGGATCTGCTGCATCTTCTCTACCGGCAACGTGGCAAGACTTAAGAGTTGTAGGCTACTGTTTTTCCTCATGTACGCTACTATTCGAGGACGCGGTTACTCATGAGGATATGACACAGACAAGGCGTACAGTAATTTTGTTGTTCTGATTAGCATGAAGTTGGACGTGATTTATTCTTTTCCAGGCGTCTGGCAGTGCAGCTGTCAAACTCCTCAGGGCGTGCTCCACTGTTTACTTTCCGCTCATTGACACACAGGCTGGAGACACAACGCAAACAAGACGGAGATCAGGGATTATGCACATGCATACCCTGAGTAGCATGCATTTGATTCTTTTATTATTAGTGTCTTTTAGTaagtttttttcctctcttaaGAATACTGTCTTCtggtttttggttttcagtgCAGCAACAACACACATGGATCTCCGTATTTTGTGAACTTTATCCTCCCGTTATCATGTTGACTCGTTATCAGCTCATGTTGTGAGTTTCCTGTGAAATGATGTGGCAGTTGTGGATGTACTTTGACTGCGTGTGGCATGTGTGAGCCGTAAGTACCTAAGCAACCTTctctttgtgttgatttttttggcGGATTTTACATTCCTAGACAATGCAAATTTCCCGTTATTTACCTCAGGTGTTAAAGTAGGCCGGCCGTGTGTGAAGGAGGTCATCATGGATCACAGAGGATCTCACCCCCGGCCCCAGTCTGGCCGTCACTCCCACAGATCAAAAGACAAAGAGGACTACCAGCGGTATTCTCACCAGGACAGGGACCAGAGCTACCCACCACCAGATCCCAGAGAGAGGGACAGGCACTGGGCTCATGCTGATCCTCGCTACAGGGCTCATTTAACCAGTCCTCCTGCCAGACTGGACCAGTATCCTTACAGCACTCAGCAGTATCTTTATAACTATGGGCGACCAGAACACCAAAGACCCCAGTCCAGGTGAATATAAGCTATCTCcagtcattcattttaattgttcttATTTTATCAATTGTGCAAAAGTGATTGCAACTGAACATTAGGAATAAGTTAATGATCATTTCTCTGTATGCAATGCAATAAACATCAATCTGATTAAAGTCATAACACTTTATGGTATGGTGTATGGATTTGGGGACAGCATGGTGATGCAGAAGCACAGTGTCAACCTTTTAACCTTGTAGCCTATGTGGGGTGGGGTTGATATTTCCCTTCCTGCTGCCAAGTGCAATGTCAGAATGGAAGGACTGaacagatgaagaaaatgaataaatgcattgatttgttttcaggcaTGGGTATGACTATCCACCCAACAGTCATTGGGACTACAGGGAGAACTACGGTTATTATGACCATGACTATTACAGTGGACAGCAGGGTCGACCAGGTGCAGTGATACTACACAACTCTGTCAGGCAACAAAGCTTCTATCAGTAGGCATCTCGGCCCTTTAATGAGATGGTTTGTTACTCTGATCATTAAGATGCTGGCCAGTGGGTGCCCCAAGACTCATGGAGAACGGAGCGTTACCATGAAAGAGCATACAACCAGGAACACCCAGGGAGCTCCTACAATGAGGAATACAGGTGAACCACAAGTTTCTACCTCTGTGACAATCAACTCCTTTACAGATTTATAATTGAGAGAAGTAAGcggatttcaaattcaaatttaatggttttggaaaaCCCAAAAGTCACTGGAAGATATAAAGGCCTCAATAGGAATCAGAGGATCTTTAATCTTTGTAATGACACTCGTCTGGGAGACAAGTATACATTAATAATCAGTATGcacattttacattaatgtatgaatgtatgcatATTGAGTAATAGTGAAATGTACTTGCTGAAGTATTATAAGTTATATATCAATGAGGTGCCTTCTTGAAGAATGTTCCACCTTTGCAAAGTAATTTATATTGTTGTCCTTTCCTGTGTCATGATTgtattttacactttggttGAACTCCTTTGGCTTGAGTGGTCTGAAGTCAAATTGGGGGAAGAATTGTCCAAGTTGTGATCATACAATGGCACATTAAATTAAGAAGTTAAAGGCAGTGGCTTTACCTACAAAGGCATCATCACCCTTGTTCACCAGCCAAGACCTAAGAATAACCTGAACAAATCAGCAATACACAGTGttttggagaaaacaaaaatgactaGTGACTAAGTACCTTAATGAACTTCAGCTTTCATTGAgcatttttgtctgtgtttgattagACACAGAAGCTATTGCTGTTAATGATAATGTCCATAGTCTCATTTATTGCAAACATACTGCTTGTTGCAACTTCCTGCATTGTCAAATCTGTGTGCAATAGGGTTTTGTCTTGACAAGACAAAGCTGATACTCTGCACATGTATCAAAAGCAAATGTTTTCATGATATAATCACAGGTTCATTCACTGTATATCCTTGGCACCAatagaaaatatcaaaatgtattatttttttatttcttctagGTATGACGAAGGGAGAGACAACTCCCAGCATAATGTCTATGACTACGAGGATAATCCCTCCAGAGAGAACGAAGAGGTTTCCTCTTATTACCATGGGACGTTAGAAAGTTCCAAAAACTCAGGGTTATCATCCAGCAGCTATGAACTGAGTCAATACATAAATGGAGCTGAACACAATGACCCTGGCCCACAACCTGCTCACACATCTGATGCAGGTGAGTATACAGttaaagctgttttctctcaggtTCACTTTACGTAGTGTTCATAATGACACATCTCCTCAGAGCATGGAGCTGTGTGTCAGATGTCGGCTCCTCTGAAGTACTCAATCCCTCATGCGGTTGTCAGCTTTGGACCTGCAGGCCAGCTGATACGGGTCACTCCAGGCTTTTCCACGCAGGAGAATGTCAGCCAGCTGGAAATCCACAGTCTAGAAGTAGGTTCAACATTTGCATGCACTGATGACATTAAAGTAGATACTCGTGTGTCTTTTCTCCAACTTCAGTAAGTTTGGTTTACAGAAGGAGCATCTTTCTTCAGGGACTTGCAAATTCATCTCTTTATTAATGCACACAATGTCCCTTTGAATTAGTCTTTCCTGTTGGAGCGATAGAACACTTCCCGTTTCATGTCTTTTACTCACATCTACATGCCACAAACTCAACCAGTGTATGGTATGATTTGTATGGTATGAAATGTAAATAGAGAGGGAATTTTACAGTGAAAATATAGACAGCAAGAGGGTGTTTACTATGTTAGCACAGTCTTTACATGTGATAGACTGaggagaacaaaacaaacaaaattacagaTTACATATAACTCCCTCATTTTATACACCTCACACATATGCCATTATGGATCTGCTTATCATTTTTTCTATAATGTACCCGGATAACAATTCATTAACCCATATTAAACTTCATTAGTCCACTGTTATCTGTTATgtgatactgtatatatttaaagtCCAACACAAACATAACTGACTTAACCATACAGATTGATTGAAGTTAAATTTGTTCcctttaaatgtaatgtaaatttaTTCCATAGTCTTTTATAATTCTCatttttcttgtctgttttaataACATTATCTCATATGATGTTCTAATTAATAAATCTAACCCGTTTTTGAATGATGGCACTTTGGACTCTTCTATTCCCCACCATGAggctgacatttttgtttttcaatcaaacatctgaacaactattgaatggattatTATGAAATGTGGTACAGTTATCCATGATGCCCAGAGGATAGACTCTAATGACTATGGTGCCCCAGACTTTTCCTCTAGTTCCATCAGAAAGTAAACATTTAtagttttcagtgaaatgtctaAACAACTTTTAGATtatttgccatgaaatttggcacataCATCCATGTTCAGCTCCAAATTAATTGTAATAAATGTGGCCTGTAACTGTCGACCTTTTGtccagcaccaccatcaggtcaaacttCTTATTTGTCCTTTATGACCAAATGTTAGCATGGTGACATGCTAAACTTAGACGGTGTTGTCACTGTCGCAGTGAGCATTTTAATGTTCTTTTGGCCAatagtacagcctcacagagctgctagatGGCGTGTTAAAACTAAAATCATTAAAGATCCTGTGTTCTTTTTACTTGGTATAACCTCTAAGAATTTGTCACTTTCCTTTCTGAGACCTCTCCCACTGTCACCTTGTGGTACAAAGAGACCTTTAATGTGTAACCTTACAGGAGGTCAGGTAAGGTCAGGAGCTCATAAAGTTAACAGTCATTTCTAAATATTTGGTAGCCACTTCTAGACTATCTCCCTCCAGATAGTTACAACGTATTCCTTGAAACGGGACAGAATACAGGCAGTGATCACACTCATTTTGAATCACTTAATTTGTTTATTAGCATTGTTTGGTACATACATTTCTCACTCTGTATTTCTGTtggctttttcatctttatttttccaCAGGTCATCCTGAGTGAGACACAGGAACAGCAGGAGATGAGAAACTTCCCTGGGCCCTTAACTAGGTATTGATTTTGCCATTTGTTTTGCAATTATGAAACTGAAAATGCTCACTACTAAATTATCTTATCAAATAATATTTCCTCACCACCAGAATTCCATCTGCTGGATGTCATGGATGTCTGAAT from Thunnus albacares chromosome 9, fThuAlb1.1, whole genome shotgun sequence encodes the following:
- the gadd45ab gene encoding growth arrest and DNA-damage-inducible, alpha, b, translated to MCNMTLEETSGESSSERMESVAKALEEVLSSALPQGCITVGVYEAAKSLNADPDNVVLCLLATDDEEDVALQIHFTLIQAFCCENDINILRVSNMRRLAEILGGVKPGGEPMDLHCVLVTNPQSSLWKDPALSKVNRFCRDSRCLDQWVPVINLPDR